A window of the Deltaproteobacteria bacterium genome harbors these coding sequences:
- a CDS encoding DUF2283 domain-containing protein, protein MSKPKLLYFEHEDILHLVVAEGEEEHSVELSPNVTAELNAAGDLIGIEILDASTFLRDAILEGTQARLLHLSGAAK, encoded by the coding sequence ATGAGCAAACCGAAACTGTTGTATTTCGAGCACGAAGACATCCTGCACCTGGTGGTCGCCGAGGGAGAAGAGGAGCACAGCGTCGAGTTGAGTCCCAACGTCACCGCGGAGCTGAACGCGGCCGGCGATCTGATCGGCATCGAAATCCTCGATGCCAGCACGTTCCTCAGGGACGCGATCCTGGAGGGCACCCAGGCCCGGTTGCTGCACCTCAGTGGGGCGGCGAAGTAG